In Methanothermobacter tenebrarum, the sequence TCTCTGATCCTTCCTAGCACTTCACCTATTATAACCTGGCCTAGGGTACCTGCTATATCATCCTTTGAGAGTATGCCCTCCCTGAGGGGTACATTTATTTCACCACTATGGGAAGCCTGTTCCCATGAATCGACGAAAACCCGCCCCTTTATGAGGATCTTAGGATCTAATTCTTGTTTGCCGGGGGCGTCAGCTCCGATTGCACATATATGCACGCCCGGGGGCGTCCACTCCAATCTTATAAGGGGTTTAGTTGAAGGAGTTGCCGTAACTATAATATCCTTGTCTTTAACAGCTTCCCTAACCGTAGTCGCTGGTATAACATCTATACCATACTTCTTTGATGCTTTCTTTGCGAATTCTTCCCTAGTTGATGGCGTGCGACAGTATACGCTAACCTCCTCAATATCCAACACGCTTTTAATGGCCATAAGCTGTGTATATGCTTGTCTACCAGCCCCTATTATCCCAACTTTTTTAGAATCTGGTCTTGCAAGATACTTTGCTGATATTCCACCAGCGGCTCCGGTTCTCATATCCGTAACCCAGGTACCATCCATTAAAGTAAGTGGAAAACCATCCTCCGGGTCAACTAATTCTATGATAGCCATTACCGTGGGTAGAGAATATTCCCTAGGATTGCTTGGATGAGAATTAACACATTTCACCCCAGCCACCCCCAAACCTTCTAAGTAGGATGGCATAATCCTAAAATCACCCCTCCTGAAGAATAGATAACTTTTCGGGGGCATTTGAACCCTACCAAGAGCATACTCCTTAAATGCTTCCTCGACAACCCCTAAGATATCATCCATGTTCACAAGATCCTTAATGTCACCTTTTTTTAACAATAGAGTTTTTTTCATATGCCCCACCATAACGGATATGTAGATAAAATCTTATATGTCACCTTTAATAAAGGGTGTTATCAATGGATATCAAGAGTAAAGTTGAAGCAATCAAGGACCATGAACTAACAGCAGAAGAAAATGTTGAAAATTTCATAGAGACCATAAAAGAAAAAAATCCTAGGATAAACGCTTTCATAGAAGTAAACAGGGAGCATGCTATTAAAAAGGCTGCTGAGATCGACTCAAGGATATCCAAGGATGAGAAAGTTGGCAGATTAGCCGGTTTAGTGATTGGTATAAAAAGCAACATTAACGTTAAAGACTTCATGGTCTCGGCAGCTTCTAAAACCCTGGAAAATTACCGTGGAAGCTATGATGCCACCGTCATAAAGAGGATAAAAAGAGAAGATGGGATAATCATCGGCATGACCAACATGGACGAATTCGCAGCCGGCAGCTCCACCGAAACATCCTATTTTGGCGTCACAGACAATCCCGCGGCAGAGGGGAGAATACCCGGAGGCTCAAGCGGGGGTAGCGCAGCTGCAATAGCAGCTGGCATGTGCGACCTAACCCTAGGATCAGACACCGGAGGATCCATAAGAAACCCCGCATCACACTGTGGCGTCTACGGATTCAAACCAACCTATGGTCTCGTATCCCGACAAGGCCTACTCGACCTTGCCATGAGCTTCGACCAGATAGGGCCACTATCAAATGACCTATATGGTATAAGCCTACTACTTGATGTTATAAGTGGCTACGATCCCAAGGATCCTACAACAATAAAAACCAGTGGAACCTCCCTAACCAGACCATCCAATAAAAAAGGGTCTGATTTAACATT encodes:
- the ala gene encoding alanine dehydrogenase; this encodes MKKTLLLKKGDIKDLVNMDDILGVVEEAFKEYALGRVQMPPKSYLFFRRGDFRIMPSYLEGLGVAGVKCVNSHPSNPREYSLPTVMAIIELVDPEDGFPLTLMDGTWVTDMRTGAAGGISAKYLARPDSKKVGIIGAGRQAYTQLMAIKSVLDIEEVSVYCRTPSTREEFAKKASKKYGIDVIPATTVREAVKDKDIIVTATPSTKPLIRLEWTPPGVHICAIGADAPGKQELDPKILIKGRVFVDSWEQASHSGEINVPLREGILSKDDIAGTLGQVIIGEVLGRIRDDDITVFDSTGLSVQDMATASLIYERALKEKIGVKVNFME
- the gatA gene encoding Asp-tRNA(Asn)/Glu-tRNA(Gln) amidotransferase subunit GatA, which codes for MDIKSKVEAIKDHELTAEENVENFIETIKEKNPRINAFIEVNREHAIKKAAEIDSRISKDEKVGRLAGLVIGIKSNINVKDFMVSAASKTLENYRGSYDATVIKRIKREDGIIIGMTNMDEFAAGSSTETSYFGVTDNPAAEGRIPGGSSGGSAAAIAAGMCDLTLGSDTGGSIRNPASHCGVYGFKPTYGLVSRQGLLDLAMSFDQIGPLSNDLYGISLLLDVISGYDPKDPTTIKTSGTSLTRPSNKKGSDLTFGIVKEFQEVTDDPIVDIIEDTINLLREEGYNVVELPFKYIDLCLPTYYLINYVEFFSATRKYDGRKYGYKIEDVCGEEVLRRIQIGSYISQKEFSGKYYRRALQARSLIRKEIEKVLKNVDIILGPTVPKLPHKIGTTLKPMEMYSYDILTVIANLAGIPAASMKIGKVKGIPIGLQLQAKPLEDWKIMKAMLEIESILKGRG